A DNA window from Jaculus jaculus isolate mJacJac1 chromosome 1, mJacJac1.mat.Y.cur, whole genome shotgun sequence contains the following coding sequences:
- the LOC101603468 gene encoding transcription factor BTF3 homolog 4-like: MNQEKLAKLQAQVRIGGKGTARRKKKVVHRTATADDKELQSSLKNLAVNNIAGIEEVNTIRDDGTVIHFNNSKVQASLSTNTFAITGHAEAKPITGMLPGILSQLGADGLTSLRKLAEQFPRQVLDNKAPKPEDIDEENDDIPDLMENFYEASKNEAN; this comes from the coding sequence ATGAATCAAGAAAAGTTAGCCAAACTTCAGGCTCAGGTCCGCATAGGGGGCAAGGGTACAGCTCGCAGAAAGAAGAAGGTGGTACATAGAACAGCGACAGCTGATGACAAAGAACTCCAGAGTTCTCTGAAAAATCTGGCTGTAAATAACATAGCTGGTATTGAAGAGGTGAACACAATAAGAGATGATGGAACAGTTATTCATTTCAACAATTCCAAAGTCCAAGCTTCCCTGTCCACCAATACCTTTGCAATTACTGGTCACGCAGAAGCCAAACCAATTACAGGAATGCTTCCCGGAATATTAAGTCAACTTGGTGCTGACGGCTTAACAAGCCTTAGAAAGTTAGCTGAACAGTTCCCACGGCAGGTGTTGGATAACAAAGCTCCAAAACCAGAAGACATTGATGAGGAGAATGATGACATTCCAGATCTTATGGAAAACTTCTATGAAGCCTCAAAGAACGAGGCTAACTAA